From the Pseudodesulfovibrio indicus genome, the window CATCCAGGTCATGGTCAACCTCTTCTCCAACGCCGTGAAGTTTACCAGCAAGGGGATGGTCACCTGCTCCGCCCGCAGGGTGGGGAACAGCGTGCGCGTCAGCGTGGCCGATACCGGGGTCGGCATCCCGAAAGAGATGTTGGAGTCCGTTTTCGAGGAGTTCACCCAGGTCAGCGACGGGCTGTCCGACCGGCCCAGGGGGACCGGGCTGGGGCTGCCCATCTGCAAGCACATCATCGAAGGCCACGGCGGGCACATCTGGGCCGAGCGCCGCGTGGATCGGGGAAGCAAGTTCATCTTCACCCTGCCCGCCCTCGGGGCCGTGCAACGGGTGCAGGGACCGAAGTCCTCCTAGAAACGGATCAGGTAGTGTCGGGCCAGGGTGTTGTAGGTCCCGTCCTTGTGCATGTCGTCCAGCGCCTTCTCCAGCTTCTGGGCCACCGAGTCCTTTCCCTTCAGCGCGGAGGCGCGGGACAGGACCGCGTAGGAAGGCTTGCCGGTCAGGATCTTGCGCGGCAGATAGACGATGGTGCTGGTCAGCCCCATGTCCTTGAGCCGGTAGTAGGTGACGTCGATGTTCCCGGCAAAGGCGTCTATTTCGCCGCCGAGCAGTCCGGCCACCATGTCCCGCAGGTCCCTGTATTCCTTGACGAGCATGTCGCCCTGCTTGCGGGCGGCCTCGAAATCCGGTCCCAGGTCCACGCCGCCGACGTACCCGATTACCTTGCCCTTGAGGTCCTGGTATTCGGCAAAGGGAATGCGGTTGCCCACCTTGGTGAAGAGCACGTAGTCGCTCAGGTGGACCGGCACCGCCTCCATGAACAGGGCGAACTGCTCCCGGTCCGGGGAGCGGAACAGGGAGACCGCCCCGTCGCAGCTTCCGTTCCGGATCGCGTCGAGCATGGACTTGAGCGGCACGGCCTTGATGGTCAGGTCCAGCCCGGACCGCTTGGCCGCCTCGCTCAGGACGTCCACGTCGATGCCCGACGGCTGGCCGGCCACGATCATGGAATAGGGCGCGAAATCCTGGTCCGTCAAGAAGAGCAGGGACTCTCCGGCCCACGCGGGAACGACCGCGACCAACACCAGCAGGCAGCTCAACAGGATGCGTTTCATGGGACCCTCCTCCGGGTATGGCGGACCCTAACCCGTTTGCATCCTTTGTTCAAGAAATCGGCGCGTCCTTCCGTTCGAACCGTGGGCGTTCGTCCCGCTGCCGGTTGCGTGAACCGAGCGACCCGGAACGGTGGAAATTCCGACCGCAACCATCCGCAACCGACCGCAAGTCTGTTGTTTTTCTCTATCTTCTAGACAATATCACGATTTTTACTAGCGTTCCGCATGGTAATACTATATGGGTTCGGGTGATGGATGCGAATACCCACGCCGGGAGGCCGGCGTCCTACTTTCCCGTCTCTCCGGTGATGCTTTTCCCGGAGGCGTTGGGGAACTTCTCCGTCTACCTCTGGCAGGGAGGGGACTTTGTCCTCTACACCTCGTCGGGCCAACGATTCACTTCGCGCCACCGGCAGACCCTGTACAAGAACGGGGTCAAGGAGGTGTATGTCCTCGGCTCCGAGCGCGCCCAGTACGAAAAATACATCGAGAACAACCTGGGCAAGATCCTGCTGGACGAAAACCTGCCCATCGACGTTCGGTCGCGCATCTTCTTCGAAGCGTCCACCGTGGTCATGCAGGACGTGTTCGACCGCAAGCTGCCCAGCGCCCTTCGCGCCCGCCATTTCGACCGCATCACCGACATCGTCAAGAGCTCCATCCGGTTCCTGGCCAAGGACAACTCCCTGTCCGCCGTGGCCCCGTTCATCTCCCACGACTACAAGACTTACACCCACTGCATGCACGTGTTCGTGTATTCCGTGGCCCTGTTCCACACCTACGAGATGACCGAGACCGAGGTCTTCGAGTACGGGCTGGGCGCGCTGCTGCACGACGTGGGCAAGGCCAAGATCCCCAAGCGCATCCTGAACAAGCGCGGGCCGCTGACCCAGGCGGAACGCGAGATCATCAAGGAGCATCCGGTGCACGGGGTGTCCATGTGCGCGCACCTGCCCATGACCCAGAACACCATCAACTGCATCCTGTTCCACCACGAGACGCTGGACGGGGCCGGATATCCCGCCGGGATCAAGGGGGACAACGTGCCCATGCCGGTGCGGATCATTTCCCTGTCCGACATCTATGACGCGCTGACTTCGGAGCGGCCGTACGCCGAGGCCATGCAGCCGTATGAGGCGTTGTCGCTGATCCGCAACGAAATGCGGGAGAATGTGGATATGAACATTTTCAAGCGGTTTGTGGCGGTGTTGAGCGGGGCGGAGATCATTTAGCGGCCGGCGGGCCGCGCCCGCTTTTTTGATTTTTTTTGTTGCGATGCGCCTGTAGGGCGCTTTTTTTTGGTCAAAAGGAAGAGGAAGAGAGAGCCGTCGCTGTCGCTCCTCCGAGTCTTTTGGAGCCCTCCCGGCGGGGTTCTTTCTTTTCCGGGCGAAAAGAAAGAACCAAAGAAACGCCTTGGGGGGAGCCCACCGCCCGGGTTTGGCCGCTGAGAATCCGATCCGCTCGGGGCGGCTCCATCCGATCAAAAGTAGAGCGCGAGTCTCCACGGGAACGGACCTTTTATGGAATACCTTCGGGCCACGGGAGCGGAGCCGCCGCCCCTTCGCGGTCGGCTTCTAGGCGTCCGGAACAGGGCTCGCTCCCTGCTGTTTGACGGTACGAAGGGCGAAAGAAGAGGGGCCTTCGTACGGGACTTCGGGGTAGGAGAGCCTCTGTTTGAGGCTTTGCCTCAAAGACGTTCCCGGAGAGGGCCTTCAGATGGGGCTGCGGGGTATGAAAGCAGCTGTTTGGGGCGCGCCCTAAAGACGCTTCGAAAGAAAGGGCGATGACGCTCCGTGGCGGGACAGAGGGGGTTATTCGTCGGCCGCCGCGAGGATGGCCTGTTTCAGGTCCTTGTACGCGAGGCGTTGGGGCGCGAAGCGGTTCAACAGGGATGCCAGGGTGATGGTTTGCTGGTTCAGGATCTCCGTGTCCAGGCGCTTGGTGGCGACCACATAGAAATCCCATTGATCCAGGTCCAGGGGGTTTATGGTGGATTTGTCCCGGTGGGAGAGCAGGCAGAAGACGTAGACGTCGGCATTGCGGGAAGCGGCCTCGGAGAGCGTGTTGGTGGCGGCTTCCCAGGATCGTCGGGGCTTGATGCCGAACGTGATGGCGGCGGGCTTCTCCTGGTCCCAGGATTGGAAATAGGCGGCGGATTTGACTTCGACCCTGGCTCCGGTTTCCGTTCTGCAGTCGCAGCTGTCCCACTCCAGCCTCGGCTGGTCTGCACAGCCCAGGCTCCGGGCGACGAAGAACTCGGCCAGCAATCCGCGAAGGGCGTTGTCCGGGAGACGCGAGCCCTGCCAGCGCCAGAAGTCGAGAAGGGTCAGGCCGGACGCACGCCCCTCCATCTGTATGGGCTCGTCACCGGACAGCAACGTACAGGAAACACGCGGATATTTGGCCACCACACCCTCCCGGTTCACTTTTCCCGTACCCTACCCGCTCTTCCCCCATCAAACAATACGCAACCGGCCCCGCGAAGCGGCGACAAAGAGTTTGGGAGGGACGATGGGGACCCGGAGGCAAAAAAAAGGGGCGCTCAGCAGGAGCGCCCCTTTTGGGTAGTCTTGTCGGCGGGCTACTGGACGTAGACCTTGAGCTTCTGCCCGGCGTAGATGGTGGCCTTGGCCGAGAGGGAGTTCCAGCGGCAGAGGTCGGAGACCTTGACTCCGAACTTGCGGGAGATGGAGTACAGGTTGTCGCCCCGGCGGACCTTGTAGTGGACCAGCTGGGCCTTGACCATCTCGGCTTCCTTGACCGCCTGCTTGGTGGCGGCGTTGGAGCTGTTGGGGATGTACAACTTCTGGCCGACCTTGAGGCGGCTGGAGCGCAGCCCGTTGGCCTTCTTGAGGGTGTTCACCGTGGTCCCGAAGGACTGGGAGATGGTCCACAGGGTGTCGCCGGAACGGACCACGTAGTTGCCGCGCTCGTTGGCGATGGCCCTGGTCTTGGCCGTGGAGGTGGACACCATGGACGCCTCGGCCACGCTGGTCTTGGAGCCGTTGCCCGGGACCATCACGTACTGGCCGGGGCGCAGGGTGTTGGAACGGGTGTTGTTCACGGACTTGAGCACGTTGATGGGCACGCCGTAGCGCCGGGAGATGCGCCACCAGGAGTCGCCGGAGCGCACGCGGTAGCGGGTGTAGCCCGCATAGGGCCGGGAGCCGGGCTCGGCCAGGTAGGCGATCATCTTGTCCGCCTTGTCCGCGGGCAGGTAGGCCACGGCCTCCATGTGCGGCGGGCTGACCTGGCGGCGGAAGGCGGGGTTCAGGTCGTGGAATTCCTTCCAGGACATGTTGCCCGCGCGGGCCAGGGCCAGGAGATCGGTGCCGCCGGGCACCTTGACCTCGGTGACCTCGTCTTCCATGTCCCAGGACACCGGCTCGAAGCCGAGGGTGTCAAGGTTCTGGAAGATCTTGGAAATGGCGATGAACTTGGGAACGTAGTGCCGGGTCTCCTGCTTCAGCCGGATGCGCCGCGACAGCTTGCGGTTCTTCTCGGTCAGCTCGAAGAAGTCGTCGCATCCGGCCTGCTTCAGGGCGCGGGAAATCTTGCCTTCGCCCGCGTTGTAGGCGGCCAGCGCCAGGTACCAGTCGCCGAATTTGTCGTACAGGTCCTTCAGGTGGCGTGCGGCGGCGTCCGTGGCCTTGTAGGGGTCGCGGCGCTCGTCGATCCACCAGTCGGACTTCAGTCCGTACAGGCGGCCCGTGCCGCGCATGAACTGCCACATGCCGCCCGCCCCGGCCCAGGAATAGGCCTTGACGTTGTACCCGGATTCGACAAAGGGCAGCAGGACCAGGTCCTGGGGCAGCCCGTACTGGGTGAAGACGCGGCGCACATAGGGCAGGTAGGGCTGGGAACGTTCCAGCCACCGCGCCATGGTCTTGCGCGCCTTGTGGTTGTAATAGGTGAAGAAGAGTTCCACCTCTTCATTCTCATGGGGCTCCAGGTCGAACAACAGGCCGAACCGCTGGTTCAGCACCGCCTGCTCGGTCTGGGTCAGGTCCTCGCCGGGGGCCACCTCCGGGGCGGCCGCGATCTCCGGTTCAAGCGCCTCGGCATCCTCCGGCACCTGGTTCTCGGAAACCTGCTCCTCGACGGGAGCCGGGTCCACGGGCGCCGTCTTGGTCGAGCAGCCCGCGGCCAACATCGCGATGAACAGACCCATCACGAGTAATTTTGCGTAGTTGATTGCTTTCAAGCCATCCTCCGACTTCCGCACACCATTATCAGATTAGTTTCAGATTGAAAAGTCTAGAAAAAATCTCAACCCGTACTCGTGCGTGAACTTCAGCTAGCGTACCTTGCCATAGATTGCAATAGGAGCGATAAACGCCTACTAGAGCGCCTTGGCAAACGCAACCATGTGCAACTTTTTGCCGTGATACCCACAAGGACGAGTTCATGCAAGATCACGACCGCGACAAGAAAGACGGGAAAATATACGTAGTTGGCAACAAGCCGGTCAAGGAACTCCTGCTGGATAGTCCACAGAAGGTGGATTTTGTCGCCTTCCGAAAGG encodes:
- a CDS encoding lytic transglycosylase domain-containing protein; this encodes MGLFIAMLAAGCSTKTAPVDPAPVEEQVSENQVPEDAEALEPEIAAAPEVAPGEDLTQTEQAVLNQRFGLLFDLEPHENEEVELFFTYYNHKARKTMARWLERSQPYLPYVRRVFTQYGLPQDLVLLPFVESGYNVKAYSWAGAGGMWQFMRGTGRLYGLKSDWWIDERRDPYKATDAAARHLKDLYDKFGDWYLALAAYNAGEGKISRALKQAGCDDFFELTEKNRKLSRRIRLKQETRHYVPKFIAISKIFQNLDTLGFEPVSWDMEDEVTEVKVPGGTDLLALARAGNMSWKEFHDLNPAFRRQVSPPHMEAVAYLPADKADKMIAYLAEPGSRPYAGYTRYRVRSGDSWWRISRRYGVPINVLKSVNNTRSNTLRPGQYVMVPGNGSKTSVAEASMVSTSTAKTRAIANERGNYVVRSGDTLWTISQSFGTTVNTLKKANGLRSSRLKVGQKLYIPNSSNAATKQAVKEAEMVKAQLVHYKVRRGDNLYSISRKFGVKVSDLCRWNSLSAKATIYAGQKLKVYVQ
- a CDS encoding HD-GYP domain-containing protein, producing the protein MLFPEALGNFSVYLWQGGDFVLYTSSGQRFTSRHRQTLYKNGVKEVYVLGSERAQYEKYIENNLGKILLDENLPIDVRSRIFFEASTVVMQDVFDRKLPSALRARHFDRITDIVKSSIRFLAKDNSLSAVAPFISHDYKTYTHCMHVFVYSVALFHTYEMTETEVFEYGLGALLHDVGKAKIPKRILNKRGPLTQAEREIIKEHPVHGVSMCAHLPMTQNTINCILFHHETLDGAGYPAGIKGDNVPMPVRIISLSDIYDALTSERPYAEAMQPYEALSLIRNEMRENVDMNIFKRFVAVLSGAEII
- a CDS encoding substrate-binding periplasmic protein translates to MKRILLSCLLVLVAVVPAWAGESLLFLTDQDFAPYSMIVAGQPSGIDVDVLSEAAKRSGLDLTIKAVPLKSMLDAIRNGSCDGAVSLFRSPDREQFALFMEAVPVHLSDYVLFTKVGNRIPFAEYQDLKGKVIGYVGGVDLGPDFEAARKQGDMLVKEYRDLRDMVAGLLGGEIDAFAGNIDVTYYRLKDMGLTSTIVYLPRKILTGKPSYAVLSRASALKGKDSVAQKLEKALDDMHKDGTYNTLARHYLIRF